The Impatiens glandulifera chromosome 8, dImpGla2.1, whole genome shotgun sequence genome includes a window with the following:
- the LOC124911860 gene encoding transcription initiation factor TFIID subunit 9-like, with amino-acid sequence MADRDEDIPRDAKIVKALLKSMGVEDYEPRVVQQFLELWYRYVVDVLSDSQVYSEHAGKVAIDSDDIKLAIQSKVNFSFSQPPPREDLLELARNRNKIPLPKIVPGPGIPLPNEQDTLINPNYQLAITRKLAEQALEETEEDEDEEMADPDPEPNPEPNPNSTKEHHDTEMPQSRTTPLRVSFPLGDKRPR; translated from the exons ATGGCAGATAGGGATGAAGATATTCCAAGGGATGCAAAGATTGTTAAAGCATTGCTGAAGTCAATGGGAGTAGAAGATTATGAGCCTAGAGTTGTTCAACAGTTCCTGGAGCTGTGGTATCGTTATGTAGTTGACGTGTTGTCTGATTCACAAGTCTATTCAGAACACGCGGGGAAGGTTGCAATCGACAGTGATGACATCAAACTAGCTATTCAGTCCAAAGTGAACTTTAGTTTCTCACAACCCCCGCCACGCGAG GATTTGCTCGAGTTGGCAAGGAATAGGAACAAAATCCCATTGCCAAAGATAGTGCCAGGACCGGGTATACCACTCCCAAATGAGCAGGATACTTTGATTAACCCAAATTACCAACTTGCCATCACAAGAAAGTTAGCGGAGCAGGCATTGGAAGAAACAGAGGAGGATGAGGATGAAGAGATGGCGGATCCTGATCCCGAACCTAATCCTGAGCCTAATCCCAACTCTACAAAGGAACATCACGACACAGAAATGCCACAAAGTAGAACAACACCTCTGAGAGTATCCTTTCCCCTTGGTGACAAACGACCGAGGTAA